Sequence from the Zeugodacus cucurbitae isolate PBARC_wt_2022May chromosome 5, idZeuCucr1.2, whole genome shotgun sequence genome:
GTGTGCCAAATATAAGCCACGAGGAATTGAGTGATGTAAGCGATATGGAGAGTGAAAAACGTGAATCTGTTTTAAACAGCAGTAAGCCATCTGTAGAGGATGATGCCACAAACGTTTCTTCAGCATCAATTAATTTAGATCAAGATCGCAAAGAAACCAATTCGGAACTTCTCTACTCTTTGGAAGCCGAAAATAGCCAGAATGCAGTTATAACTGATTTGCGACAAAAACTAGATTTAATTAAGACTCATGGAAAGGTACCTATAAATATTGATCTTGTATTTATGAACTAGTTGTGAAAGTTATACAATTCCTAAATTTTTACGTAAAAACTTTAGGATTGCctcaattatatttgaaaactgatcatttttattaaattcctaTATATTTAAGACTACAGAAACGTCAAAAGCATTTGATGGGACAACAAATTTGGCTGATAACGAGAGGCAAACTGATCCAATAGAAGAATTGGTCAAACCTAATGATGAAGATGCCTTGGACTTTGAAGCTGAAGAAGGTGAATGTCAAGACATAAGTAAAGATGACGAAAAGATTATAGATGAAGCGAAAAGTAAACCAACCAATGACAAAGAAAAGACTTCTAAATCTGATGGAGAAGCAGAAGATGGAGAAGAACTAGAAGAAGGGGAGGTGTCGGATGAAGATGAGAAACGTCCCGAAGAGACTGAACCCAAACCGGTGTGTCGTTTTTATACACGTGGTCAATGTACATGGGGAATGAGCTGTCGCTTTCTTCATCCTGGTGTAACTGATAAAGGAAATTATACCATGTTTGATTTAGTTCGACCTGTTCCCGTAACACAAACAGGTCCATCCGCTTCTCGACCCTCAAATTATCCTGCTCACACAATTGACTATCATGATTTTCGAACAGATCGACCAGCATTGCATCAACGTTTGGGAATACAGCATCCTCCATCTGCTTATGGTGCACACCATGATCCGAGAGCAGCAACAGCTGATACTCCTGTCGTTATTGAAAGTGCTTGGGAACGTGGATTGCGTACAGCAAAAGAAATGATGCGCAAAGCAAATAAGCGAAAGGAGCAAGATATGGATTTTGAAGacaagaaaatgaatttaacTTTATCTCCAGATGAATTAGAAAAAGACGcatattatttgaaagaaagAGGTTCCCCGCAAGATGTAAgtaacaattgaaaatttgaaaagttaAGATAAAGATGCTAAATTTTAATCGCACAGATCGCTACACCATATGGTCGTCATAATTTATATCAAGAACCACTCGGTATGTACAGTCCCACTGAGCGTTTTGCACGTGGACCTCCAATAACAGCAGCATATGACGATGTGGACTCATATGGCCGTTCAACAAGATATCGTGAGTTGCCTCCTCATCGCATGCCACAATATGAAGATGAACGACGGGTGCGTCCTACTCGGGAAGTAATTGTACAGCGAGTTGAGCCCGTCGGTCGTGGGGATGAATGGCGTGACCCTTGGATGAGATCACCAGGTGTTCGTGGAGAATCTCGAGATCATAGCAGTAAACGCCGTCATGACCGTCGTAGTTACAGTAGTAATTCTTCCTATTCATCTTCAAGTAGTTCACGATCTGATTCAAGTTCCGAAAGTAGTCGTTCATCTTCTCCTGCAGGACACAGACGACGTTATAACAGTTCTCATAAAACATCGCCTACACGTAGACATGGAATACGTTCTGCTCGATCTCCTAGTTTGCCTCGACGACCACGTCACTCTCCAAGTAAGTATACTAACGTCTATCAATTCGTTATTCAGCCGTTTTCTTTATAAACCATTTGATAAAAACTTCCGTTTTAAATGAACAATTACACTGT
This genomic interval carries:
- the Zc3h18_1 gene encoding zinc finger CCCH domain-containing protein 18 isoform X2, with product MDSDDSNAGSSVSNSSSSSSENSRSSPEPINEITNAPNVETIAEERELSRTNSRGSNHTSSKSEFNSSSSSSSSDNENDEIKSPLENVSNRRSNSGSPQQPKSLRSSRHSSVSSSSSRSNSPNSIFRNSVPNISHEELSDVSDMESEKRESVLNSSKPSVEDDATNVSSASINLDQDRKETNSELLYSLEAENSQNAVITDLRQKLDLIKTHGKTTETSKAFDGTTNLADNERQTDPIEELVKPNDEDALDFEAEEGECQDISKDDEKIIDEAKSKPTNDKEKTSKSDGEAEDGEELEEGEVSDEDEKRPEETEPKPVCRFYTRGQCTWGMSCRFLHPGVTDKGNYTMFDLVRPVPVTQTDRPALHQRLGIQHPPSAYGAHHDPRAATADTPVVIESAWERGLRTAKEMMRKANKRKEQDMDFEDKKMNLTLSPDELEKDAYYLKERGSPQDIATPYGRHNLYQEPLGMYSPTERFARGPPITAAYDDVDSYGRSTRYRELPPHRMPQYEDERRVRPTREVIVQRVEPVGRGDEWRDPWMRSPGVRGESRDHSSKRRHDRRSYSSNSSYSSSSSSRSDSSSESSRSSSPAGHRRRYNSSHKTSPTRRHGIRSARSPSLPRRPRHSPSLRHSPNAKRKGTLSPTVEKRSAYSPVHKRKKTAAQTKKSDKLKSRHRVTSSSSGSDSSDSSDSDSDSGSSSSDSSSMSRGRPRTKRSRTTDKLVHERRSVKKAEPTKKRSPISIEIKKQPTVGVSALASSPTHSINSEKDLKKSRREELLKQLRAVEDAIAKKRSKLN
- the Zc3h18_1 gene encoding zinc finger CCCH domain-containing protein 18 isoform X1, encoding MDSDDSNAGSSVSNSSSSSSENSRSSPEPINEITNAPNVETIAEERELSRTNSRGSNHTSSKSEFNSSSSSSSSDNENDEIKSPLENVSNRRSNSGSPQQPKSLRSSRHSSVSSSSSRSNSPNSIFRNSVPNISHEELSDVSDMESEKRESVLNSSKPSVEDDATNVSSASINLDQDRKETNSELLYSLEAENSQNAVITDLRQKLDLIKTHGKTTETSKAFDGTTNLADNERQTDPIEELVKPNDEDALDFEAEEGECQDISKDDEKIIDEAKSKPTNDKEKTSKSDGEAEDGEELEEGEVSDEDEKRPEETEPKPVCRFYTRGQCTWGMSCRFLHPGVTDKGNYTMFDLVRPVPVTQTGPSASRPSNYPAHTIDYHDFRTDRPALHQRLGIQHPPSAYGAHHDPRAATADTPVVIESAWERGLRTAKEMMRKANKRKEQDMDFEDKKMNLTLSPDELEKDAYYLKERGSPQDIATPYGRHNLYQEPLGMYSPTERFARGPPITAAYDDVDSYGRSTRYRELPPHRMPQYEDERRVRPTREVIVQRVEPVGRGDEWRDPWMRSPGVRGESRDHSSKRRHDRRSYSSNSSYSSSSSSRSDSSSESSRSSSPAGHRRRYNSSHKTSPTRRHGIRSARSPSLPRRPRHSPSLRHSPNAKRKGTLSPTVEKRSAYSPVHKRKKTAAQTKKSDKLKSRHRVTSSSSGSDSSDSSDSDSDSGSSSSDSSSMSRGRPRTKRSRTTDKLVHERRSVKKAEPTKKRSPISIEIKKQPTVGVSALASSPTHSINSEKDLKKSRREELLKQLRAVEDAIAKKRSKLN